DNA from Chitinispirillum alkaliphilum:
AGTTTTATATCACTGATACCTTATGGCCCGATTTCGATAAAAAGAGTCTTGAAACAGCAATTGAGGATTATAACAAGCGCGACCGCAGATTTGGAAAGGTAAAGGAATGATAAACTGGACCAATTTAAAGAAACGTCTGCTTTTTGTAGCATGGGCAGTACCACTGGGATGGTGGTTCATAAATTCCGACTTTTCTATTCTTCCCAGAGATGTTGCAGTTCTTTATCCCGGTCAGGTTTTGGCCATTGCACTTGTGATGCTTGCGGTTTATGAATATACAAAGATGCTTAGCCTTGTCTACCCGGTTAATGCCTTTTGGATAAGTTATCTGTGGATAGGGCTGCAGATCGTGCTTTTCTTAAGCAGAGAACCCTCTCCACCGGGAGTACTCTCGATTTATATTCTTCTTGTGTTTGTTGCGATCGAAGCATTTTTCTGGGGAAAACGTGATAAAAGCAGAAGATGGGTTAGGGCAAGTCTTCTCTTCAGTGGCACTGTTTTTCTGAATATCGCTTCAATATCGCTTGTTAGCCTCTATCACTCCCCTTTTCAGAATCTCTTTATCACTCCCAGTCCCACAATAATTTCTCAGCTAAGCATAGTTGTTGTGCTTGCATCTGTTTTTCTGTGTGACACAGGAGCCTATTTCGCGGGAAATCTCTGGGGTAAACATCATTTTTCCAGTATCAGCCCAAATAAAACGATAGAGGGTAGTGTTGCAGGTCTGATCTCTTCGGTTATTATCGTCACCATTGGGTGGATTTTTCTCAGAAATCCCCAACTACCACTGATTCTTGGCCCGATCCTGGGGATACTGATCGGAGTATCGGCTCAGATCGGAGATCTTCTGGTCTCTCTGATGAAACGTTTTTTTAAGGTTAAAGATGCCTCAACCATTATACCCGGGCATGGTGGCATTCTCGATCGCTTTGATAGTGTATTTTTCACAGCACCGGTTGTATATCTCTTTTCATGGGTTGTAACCAGAATATTTAGTATATGATTATGGATAAGAAAAAGATTTTAATTTTAGGTTCCACCGGTTCTATTGGTAAAAGCAGCTGTAATTGCATGAGGAGATTTAAAGAGAACTTCTCTGTTACAGGGCTTGCTGCCGGTAACAACCTTAAGCTCCTCTCATCACAAATCGAGGAATTCTCCCCCCGAGGGTGTTACATATCAGATCCTCAGAAATCTCTGCAGCTTAGAAGCAAGTTTAATAAAAGTGTTAAAGTCTACGATTCCCTTGAAGAGCTTGTAGAGGAGAGCGATTATGATATCCTTATAAATGCTCTGGTCGGGGCTGCCGGGTTCAGATCCACAATAAAGGCGCTGAAAAAGGGGAAAAAAGTTGCACTGGCCAACAAAGAGAGCCTTGTAATTGGCGGTGATCTAATAAAGAAAATTCTCAATGAAGGCAGTGGTACACTGTTGCCGGTGGATAGTGAGCACAGCGCAATTCTCCAATGTCTCAATGGTGAAAACAACAGGGAAATTGAAGCAATAACACTTACCGCCTCTGGTGGTCCATTTCGCAATTTGCCCAGTGAGGCCTTCAGCACTATCACCAGGGAGGATGCACTTAATCATCCAACCTGGAAGATGGGAAACAAAATCACAATCGACTCTTCCACACTCATGAACAAGGGTTTTGAAGTAATCGAGGCACACTATCTTTTCTCTCTGCCCTACTCAAAGCTAAAGGTGTGTATTCACCCCCAATCGATTATCCACTCTATGGTTGAATTTCACGACGGAGCCGTAATTGCGCAGCTTGGCCTTCCTGATATGGAGCTGCCCATACAATACGCTCTCACATTCCCCCAACGTTTTCCGATCGGGGGAAAAAGACTCAACCTGGCCCAAATCGGCCAGCTCGATTTTTTCGAACCTGACACCGACAAATTCCCCTGTCTGAAACTCTGTATTGAAGCCGGAGAGGCTGGAGGGACAGCGCTGGCGGTGTTAAATGCTGCAAATGAGGTAGCTGTAGAGCTTTTTCTAAGAGAGGAGATAGTTTTTACCGAGATACCCAAAATAGTGGCATGGGCTTTGCGTAATCACACAGTTGTAGCCGCAAGCTCAATCGAGATAATAGAAGAGGCTGACAAAGAAACTCGTCAACGTATTATAAACGAATTTAGAAAAGGGCGTAAACTGTGACATTAGTGTTTTCTCTGATACTAGGATTGTTAGTACTTGGCATTCTGGTTTTGGTGCATGAATTAGGACATTTTCTTGCAGCCAAGGCGTGTAAAATTAAAGTACTCACCTTCTCTATTGGGTTTGGCAGAGCGTTAATCAAGAAAAAGTACGGCGATACCGAATACCGCCTCAGCTCAATTCCTTTTGGTGGATATGTCCGTATGGCAGGCGACAACCCCGAAGAGCAGCGCAGTGGTTCACCAGATGAATTTAACTCAAAACCAGTATGGCAGCGTGCGGTTGTAGCTCTGGCAGGCCCTGTGGCTAACCTTGTATTTGCGGTTTTGCTTTTATGGTTCATCTTTATATACGGTGTAGCACGTCCCGTATACATGGATAATCTCAACATTGGCGGAGTGATTGAAAACTCATCCGCTCAGGAAGCTGGATTTCTCCCCGGAGACAGTATCCTTGCCATAAACAACCAAACTGTAGAATCATGGGATGATATAGAAAATCATTTCACAAGACAGCAGAAACAGTATGAATTTACCATACTCAGAAACAACACCACATATGACAAAACACTAAATATTGAATACAGCGAAAGCGGTTTGCCCCAACAGCCCGTTGGCGGTCTCTTACCACCTGTACCTGCGGTAATAGGAGGTATAAATCCCGATTCACCAGCAGAACAGGCTCAACTCGAAAAACAGGATTCAGTTATTGCCATCAATGGTGAGAACGTATACTCTTTTTACCACCTTTCAACCCTGATTAACAACCATAACCGTGAAGAACTCCCGCTCACCTTTACCGTTAAACGTGGGGATACAGTATTAAACAAAGAAATCACTCCTGAGTTTAACAGTGAAAAAGAAACCTACATCATCGGCATCACGGTTGCAAGTCCCGAAACAGAGCTGGTACGGTTTTCTCCTTTAGCGGCTATCCCCATGAGTATGGAAAAAACCTGGGAATACACTACAATGATCTTCCAGGTCATTGGGCAGCTAATCTCGCGCGAGGTCTCCACAAACCAATTAGCGGGTCCACTGGGAATAATTCCAGCTTCAGGACTCATGGCAATGCAGGGTCTCTCCCCTATTCTCAATTTTATGGCTTTAATAGGAATAAATCTGGCAGTATTGAATCTCTTACCACTGGTTATCACTGATGGTGGAATGCTTTTCTTTCTTGGTTTGGAAGCGATCCGCAAAAAACCGCTTTCTCCAAAAACCCAGGCAAATATAAACAAAGTAGCAATAATTTTCTTTTTGGCACTGTTCCTCTTTGTAAGCATAAATGACGTAAAACGATTGCCGGAAATTTTACGCATTTTCAATTAAGAATAAGGGGCTGTTTGATTACAGCCCCTTATTTATTTATATTCAAATTTGCTCTTTCTTCAAACAAATGTTTTGTTTTCGACATCTTTAATTATAGAATATAAAGAGTCTGTATAAATCAAAACATTTTGATCTCTCTTAAATGCCATAAGGAGGAATTTGTGAAACCTTTTCTGCTTTTGATGATTTCTTTACTTTTTACCGGCTGTATTTTGGATAACCAAAATGAACTAAAAATTAAAAACTATGCAGAAGCAAATGTCATTTTTATATTCAGAGCAAAAGAACATATCGTTGCTCCAGGAAGAACAATAACCTTATCGGATGTACCCAACGGGTCATATCCCTATAGTATAATCTATGAGCTGCCCAGTGGTGCCACTACTGCAAGCTTCAGTGGAGATGTTACAGGGACTGCTGCATTCTCCTACAGTAATACAAAATGCCTGATTGTTTATGCATCAAACACAGAAAATAACATCTACAATCTCAGCGCGACCAAAA
Protein-coding regions in this window:
- a CDS encoding 1-deoxy-D-xylulose 5-phosphate reductoisomerase → MIMDKKKILILGSTGSIGKSSCNCMRRFKENFSVTGLAAGNNLKLLSSQIEEFSPRGCYISDPQKSLQLRSKFNKSVKVYDSLEELVEESDYDILINALVGAAGFRSTIKALKKGKKVALANKESLVIGGDLIKKILNEGSGTLLPVDSEHSAILQCLNGENNREIEAITLTASGGPFRNLPSEAFSTITREDALNHPTWKMGNKITIDSSTLMNKGFEVIEAHYLFSLPYSKLKVCIHPQSIIHSMVEFHDGAVIAQLGLPDMELPIQYALTFPQRFPIGGKRLNLAQIGQLDFFEPDTDKFPCLKLCIEAGEAGGTALAVLNAANEVAVELFLREEIVFTEIPKIVAWALRNHTVVAASSIEIIEEADKETRQRIINEFRKGRKL
- a CDS encoding Phosphatidate cytidylyltransferase produces the protein MINWTNLKKRLLFVAWAVPLGWWFINSDFSILPRDVAVLYPGQVLAIALVMLAVYEYTKMLSLVYPVNAFWISYLWIGLQIVLFLSREPSPPGVLSIYILLVFVAIEAFFWGKRDKSRRWVRASLLFSGTVFLNIASISLVSLYHSPFQNLFITPSPTIISQLSIVVVLASVFLCDTGAYFAGNLWGKHHFSSISPNKTIEGSVAGLISSVIIVTIGWIFLRNPQLPLILGPILGILIGVSAQIGDLLVSLMKRFFKVKDASTIIPGHGGILDRFDSVFFTAPVVYLFSWVVTRIFSI
- a CDS encoding Membrane-associated zinc metalloprotease, yielding MLVLGILVLVHELGHFLAAKACKIKVLTFSIGFGRALIKKKYGDTEYRLSSIPFGGYVRMAGDNPEEQRSGSPDEFNSKPVWQRAVVALAGPVANLVFAVLLLWFIFIYGVARPVYMDNLNIGGVIENSSAQEAGFLPGDSILAINNQTVESWDDIENHFTRQQKQYEFTILRNNTTYDKTLNIEYSESGLPQQPVGGLLPPVPAVIGGINPDSPAEQAQLEKQDSVIAINGENVYSFYHLSTLINNHNREELPLTFTVKRGDTVLNKEITPEFNSEKETYIIGITVASPETELVRFSPLAAIPMSMEKTWEYTTMIFQVIGQLISREVSTNQLAGPLGIIPASGLMAMQGLSPILNFMALIGINLAVLNLLPLVITDGGMLFFLGLEAIRKKPLSPKTQANINKVAIIFFLALFLFVSINDVKRLPEILRIFN